From Pseudoalteromonas sp. R3, one genomic window encodes:
- a CDS encoding ATP-binding protein, protein MTGYDESWIQVDASKRHITYTRLPPGQYQLRIKGTNRKGQWSEHQINMSVTQLPAWYETLWFRIACILLLAALLYLAYLWRIRELTQQQIALDELVHSRTENISMLGTIGKDITSTLDLSSVLERVYKHVNELMVADVFVVGILDEPNQRISCQLAIEKGQKLPAFEYALSDTQRPAVWCVTHQKALWVNQISELTRYVNHIAPPVSGAESESLIYLPLIIDTRIIGCLTVQSFQPHAFSDNDVQMLRTIANYTAIALANADSVAQLESTFEQLQTAHEDLKVTQQQLVQQEKMAGLGRLVSGVAHEINTPLGIGITAGSYASKALSECEQKLATGKLTKDNLEQFMALLKESLQLLESNLNRAAQLVKNFKQVAVDQSIEELSTINLPDYLNDVLTSLHPKWKHTQVSVQTDFPSEARMSTYPGAIAQILTNLVDNAIKHGFDEGSQPGTVSISLTVSEDQIIWVVSDDGAGMSEDTLGKVFEPFYTTRRSNGGTGLGMHIVFNIITQKLKGTIECHSEAGQGCRYTIVLPNTLERAE, encoded by the coding sequence TTGACGGGATATGATGAAAGCTGGATCCAGGTGGATGCCAGCAAACGTCATATCACCTACACCCGACTGCCACCCGGGCAGTATCAGCTCAGGATCAAAGGCACCAATCGTAAGGGACAATGGAGTGAACACCAGATCAACATGAGTGTCACCCAGTTGCCGGCCTGGTATGAAACTCTATGGTTCCGAATAGCGTGTATACTTCTGCTCGCTGCACTACTATACCTGGCCTACCTATGGCGGATCCGTGAACTGACACAGCAACAGATCGCACTGGATGAGCTGGTGCACTCACGCACTGAAAACATTTCTATGTTGGGCACCATAGGCAAAGACATCACTTCCACCTTGGATTTATCTTCCGTCCTTGAGCGGGTGTACAAACATGTCAATGAGTTGATGGTTGCAGATGTGTTTGTCGTTGGGATCCTCGATGAGCCGAATCAGCGAATTTCTTGTCAGCTTGCCATTGAAAAAGGACAAAAACTACCCGCCTTTGAATATGCTCTGTCCGACACCCAACGCCCGGCAGTATGGTGTGTCACCCATCAAAAGGCGCTCTGGGTTAATCAGATATCGGAGCTTACTCGCTATGTTAATCACATTGCACCACCGGTCAGCGGCGCCGAGAGTGAATCTCTGATCTATCTGCCATTGATTATTGATACCCGGATCATAGGCTGCTTAACCGTGCAAAGTTTTCAGCCACATGCGTTTAGCGACAACGACGTGCAAATGTTACGTACCATAGCTAACTACACAGCCATCGCACTGGCCAATGCCGACTCTGTTGCCCAACTGGAAAGCACCTTTGAGCAACTACAAACCGCTCATGAAGATCTCAAAGTAACCCAGCAACAGTTAGTCCAGCAGGAGAAAATGGCGGGACTTGGCCGGCTGGTTTCTGGCGTTGCCCATGAGATCAACACGCCTTTGGGCATTGGCATTACCGCAGGTTCTTATGCCAGTAAAGCGCTCTCGGAATGCGAGCAAAAGCTGGCCACCGGCAAACTGACCAAAGACAATCTAGAACAGTTTATGGCTTTGCTGAAAGAAAGCCTGCAACTGCTCGAGTCCAACCTGAATCGTGCGGCTCAGTTAGTCAAAAACTTCAAACAGGTGGCTGTCGACCAGTCCATTGAAGAGCTAAGCACCATTAATCTGCCAGACTATCTGAACGACGTACTAACCAGCTTGCACCCTAAGTGGAAGCATACTCAGGTCTCAGTGCAAACCGACTTTCCCAGTGAAGCCAGAATGTCGACCTACCCTGGTGCCATAGCCCAGATCCTGACAAACCTGGTGGATAATGCCATTAAACATGGCTTTGATGAGGGCAGCCAACCCGGCACAGTCAGCATTTCGCTCACTGTCAGCGAGGATCAGATCATCTGGGTTGTGTCCGATGACGGTGCAGGCATGAGTGAAGATACCCTCGGCAAAGTCTTCGAGCCTTTTTATACCACCCGACGCAGCAACGGTGGCACTGGACTTGGGATGCACATAGTCTTTAATATAATCACTCAAAAGCTCAAAGGCACCATAGAGTGCCACAGTGAGGCAGGTCAAGGATGTCGCTACACCATAGTGCTCCCAAACACCCTTGAAAGAGCCGAATGA
- a CDS encoding fatty acid desaturase has protein sequence MKLNKEQSALIRESYNRTLIPKAVATWLTGKPCAGQKPLFKLHWTLYVAFVLAVFFLSYIGGFYNQVADQSIGIMLLCWAGLVFSTRRMAAVILHQSVHERLSGNGLFDKLLGDFVTLLMLTQDYETYKVDHCKIHHGPLTFATKYDPIVQFFSVFGIDLGAKKQNLYLNFFISIFSPIFHLSFFITRLGYNISAERSIRSLLSIAYIAALLAVPYYLTGGFSALFFAFIVPVVFLYQISAFIEICSEHAWFENNIKSTEDLLEDPYFYSDISWGRFCGSKYPEKGFISKLKWYFVQLFYHLPVRLFILVGDLPQHDYHHRKPLCFDWVNARYNREKALYNLADGEPEYIDIWGIHNAIEHVFGVVSEKDPNYISDFNSYSKEARGS, from the coding sequence ATGAAACTAAATAAAGAGCAGAGTGCGTTAATCAGAGAATCATACAACCGTACTCTTATCCCAAAAGCGGTCGCCACCTGGCTTACCGGCAAACCATGCGCCGGGCAGAAGCCACTATTTAAACTACACTGGACACTGTACGTTGCGTTTGTGCTGGCTGTTTTCTTTCTTTCCTATATCGGTGGCTTTTACAATCAGGTTGCCGATCAGAGCATTGGCATCATGTTGCTGTGCTGGGCTGGTCTGGTGTTTTCTACCCGCAGAATGGCGGCGGTTATTCTCCACCAGAGCGTTCACGAGAGACTCAGTGGTAACGGCCTGTTTGATAAGTTATTAGGCGACTTTGTGACGCTGCTCATGCTGACTCAGGATTATGAAACCTATAAGGTCGACCACTGTAAGATCCATCATGGTCCACTGACCTTTGCGACAAAGTATGACCCTATCGTGCAGTTTTTCTCAGTATTTGGTATAGACTTAGGTGCGAAAAAGCAGAACCTGTATCTGAATTTCTTTATCAGTATTTTCTCGCCAATTTTCCACCTGTCGTTCTTTATTACTCGCCTGGGCTACAATATCAGCGCTGAGCGCAGCATCCGAAGCCTGCTGTCTATCGCCTACATTGCCGCCTTGCTGGCCGTACCTTATTATCTGACCGGTGGCTTTAGCGCCCTGTTCTTCGCCTTTATCGTGCCTGTGGTGTTCTTATATCAGATCAGTGCTTTCATAGAGATTTGCAGTGAGCACGCCTGGTTTGAAAATAACATTAAGAGCACAGAAGACCTGCTGGAAGACCCTTACTTCTACAGCGATATTTCGTGGGGACGCTTTTGTGGTTCAAAATATCCGGAAAAAGGCTTCATCAGCAAACTGAAATGGTATTTTGTGCAGCTGTTTTACCATCTGCCTGTGCGCCTGTTCATTCTGGTAGGTGACTTACCTCAGCACGATTACCATCACCGCAAACCGCTGTGTTTTGACTGGGTAAATGCGCGATATAACCGCGAAAAAGCGCTGTATAACCTTGCTGACGGTGAGCCTGAGTACATAGATATCTGGGGGATCCATAACGCCATAGAGCATGTGTTCGGGGTAGTGTCAGAAAAAGACCCTAATTACATTTCAGACTTCAATAGCTATTCAAAAGAGGCCCGGGGATCTTAA
- a CDS encoding AzlD domain-containing protein: MSYDLILLMALITFFMRYAFFMEKLPIKLDLRVQRFLSFTAPCILTAMAAPIVFGEVALSSEDITNPFLLAGIIAVVLSLLVKNTLFVVLASMGVFFSLKTML, translated from the coding sequence ATGAGTTATGACCTGATCCTGTTAATGGCTTTAATCACCTTTTTCATGCGTTACGCCTTTTTTATGGAAAAGCTGCCCATCAAGCTCGACCTGCGAGTGCAACGCTTTTTGAGTTTTACAGCGCCCTGCATTTTAACCGCTATGGCGGCACCCATTGTATTTGGCGAGGTAGCCTTGTCGAGCGAGGACATCACCAACCCCTTTTTACTGGCCGGTATTATCGCTGTCGTGTTAAGCCTGCTGGTAAAAAATACCTTATTCGTTGTACTGGCCAGTATGGGGGTGTTCTTTTCTCTAAAAACCATGCTCTGA
- a CDS encoding 2Fe-2S iron-sulfur cluster binding domain-containing protein has product MFFKRSKKFTIKVNNSQVQGKESKTILDTILRSNEINFKYSCGSGECGQCRYHLVSGEVESNPNAGGYLACQSYPKSDIEIIQ; this is encoded by the coding sequence ATGTTTTTTAAAAGAAGCAAAAAGTTCACCATAAAAGTGAACAACTCACAGGTGCAAGGAAAGGAAAGTAAGACCATCCTGGATACCATCTTGCGCTCCAATGAAATCAATTTCAAATACAGCTGCGGCTCGGGCGAATGTGGCCAGTGTCGCTATCACCTGGTATCAGGTGAAGTTGAAAGCAATCCCAATGCCGGTGGTTATCTGGCATGCCAAAGCTATCCAAAATCAGACATTGAAATTATTCAGTAG
- a CDS encoding AzlC family ABC transporter permease, which translates to MSTQPARSLRLAAFFDILPLSIAVIPWGILCGSLAIQVGLSPLQSQLMSLLVFAGAAQLSSLTIVGASGGVATILGSTAVISSRHLLYSATFRNSAIALPLHHKMLMAFLLTDEMFAVTENKRKELGRFPLDYALISGATFYVIWNLSTLAGIVAGTSIPNLESLGLEFAIAATFIAMVVPNIKSSPVLVAVLVSTFCAVLFHKLEVPNDLLLSALIGMVVGYSLDKEAL; encoded by the coding sequence ATGAGTACACAGCCAGCCAGATCACTCAGGCTGGCCGCATTTTTTGATATTCTACCCCTGTCTATTGCCGTGATCCCCTGGGGCATTTTATGTGGCTCACTGGCAATACAAGTGGGGCTGAGTCCTTTACAATCCCAATTAATGTCACTGCTGGTGTTTGCCGGTGCGGCACAACTTTCCTCTCTGACCATAGTCGGTGCCAGCGGTGGGGTCGCCACTATTTTGGGCAGCACAGCAGTGATCAGTTCACGCCACCTGCTGTATTCCGCCACCTTTCGTAACAGCGCCATTGCGCTACCACTGCATCATAAGATGCTTATGGCCTTTTTACTCACCGATGAAATGTTTGCGGTCACGGAAAACAAACGCAAAGAGCTGGGGCGCTTTCCACTGGATTACGCGCTGATTTCAGGGGCCACCTTCTATGTTATCTGGAATTTGTCTACGCTGGCGGGCATTGTGGCCGGCACCAGTATTCCCAACCTCGAAAGTCTGGGACTGGAATTTGCCATTGCCGCAACCTTTATCGCTATGGTAGTTCCCAACATCAAATCATCCCCAGTGTTAGTCGCAGTCCTGGTATCGACGTTTTGCGCGGTGCTGTTTCACAAACTCGAAGTACCCAATGACCTGCTGCTCTCAGCACTGATCGGTATGGTTGTGGGATATAGCCTGGACAAAGAAGCACTGTAG
- a CDS encoding response regulator, which yields MKVLIVDDSHATCEIIRRALQQFEYRKLFLRCASRVDDALEQIDSWQPQIILTDWHMPDKTGIELLETLRVSHPQLPVAMISTVDDAAQIEYANSLGCAFFLSKPFSDDALRSAIMPLVLELEANEVIAEDEAVPLREELALPKTDMLERLMQKNISDSLILKPIKAQQLDESKVPCVMVVYAERGSQKPRVIGVLDVYAACVLASSLQVIPQEEAHNAIHLNQVNPEIMTACKEALSKTAYAFLDKQSKMSLFVRSCTFLYQRHPKLERLYQYPLDSRLDLSCEREGMAQGKMLIVGV from the coding sequence GTGAAAGTTCTGATCGTTGACGATAGCCATGCGACTTGTGAAATCATCCGGCGTGCTTTACAGCAGTTTGAGTACCGAAAGCTGTTTTTGCGCTGTGCCAGCCGTGTGGATGATGCACTGGAGCAGATTGATAGCTGGCAGCCGCAGATCATCCTGACTGACTGGCATATGCCCGACAAAACAGGCATTGAGCTGCTTGAAACTCTGCGCGTTAGCCACCCACAGCTGCCGGTAGCTATGATATCTACAGTTGATGACGCAGCACAGATAGAATATGCCAACTCTTTGGGCTGCGCGTTTTTTCTGTCCAAACCCTTTAGCGACGATGCACTGCGTAGCGCGATTATGCCTCTGGTGCTGGAGCTCGAGGCCAATGAAGTGATTGCAGAGGATGAGGCGGTGCCGCTCAGAGAAGAGCTGGCATTACCAAAAACCGATATGCTGGAGCGCCTGATGCAGAAAAACATCAGCGACTCACTGATCTTAAAACCCATAAAGGCGCAACAGCTGGATGAAAGCAAAGTCCCCTGTGTGATGGTTGTGTATGCAGAGCGTGGCAGCCAGAAACCACGGGTAATTGGGGTGCTGGATGTATACGCAGCCTGTGTGTTAGCCAGTAGTTTGCAAGTGATCCCACAAGAAGAAGCACATAATGCCATTCATTTAAATCAGGTGAATCCGGAAATCATGACGGCCTGTAAAGAGGCATTGTCTAAAACGGCCTATGCATTTTTGGATAAACAAAGCAAAATGAGCCTGTTTGTCCGAAGTTGCACTTTTTTATATCAGCGTCATCCCAAGCTAGAACGTTTGTATCAGTATCCACTCGATAGCCGCCTGGACTTGAGCTGTGAGCGCGAAGGTATGGCGCAGGGGAAAATGCTGATTGTCGGGGTTTAA
- a CDS encoding two-component regulator propeller domain-containing protein has product MNNLLCPKLILICLLLYLCPISARQATSAPQTNPTFFDLGELIFQTIGDNEQIPKGVVTALVQDPQGFIWIGTQFGLIRHDGYRFTPFQHEPNAETTLSGNFVRALWAAKDGKIWIGTFSDGVSVYDPQYNAFKRFEHNRADSTSLSHNTVRSLTGDNQGNVYVATDNGLNHIDTRTSDVTRLTIQGCDTVLQIPRLRSVLLMGKNTLWLGSKTGLCRITLPAFDTAEQADWHQPLTGETQVAFNGQNVFRLFQGANQTIWVGTTDHGAAFFSPGSPEVTRITHRPNDPSSLSHHWVNGIVQPSDKEIWLSTSGGGITVVNASDGTVIRHIRHDPLNPYSINLDSMGAMLVDASGLIWAGTWGNGLNRHNPHNDAFRTFVRRLWHPHSLTHVDVRSFAELSNGEIWVGNAQTGIDVIDPEIGVITSHHPDPADPSKLAEGYARVIRQTYDGSIWVGTANKGLHHFSPKTQRFTRYTRADGLPGYQVVTLQETPTGQLWVGTGEGLALMDISTRQLQPLTSFANHEILQGKSVLTMAYLAPQQLWIGTRNGLFTLDLKEKTITEISTHNGTTDTLSDNYISSLLVDSEARLLVATPMDSTDWSAMTRNLPSSSLWINWWIAPPVPQATCWKTHKGGSGTAMAGWTQTTADLRIWVSPMTGTLAPCGQGHTLSYVTARYYLEAQKVSCYYALNAGYPGLTSPHWS; this is encoded by the coding sequence GTGAATAATTTGCTCTGTCCTAAACTCATTCTGATTTGTCTGCTGCTATATCTCTGCCCGATATCAGCCAGGCAAGCAACGTCTGCACCACAAACAAATCCCACCTTTTTTGACCTCGGTGAGTTAATCTTTCAGACCATAGGCGACAACGAACAGATCCCAAAAGGGGTTGTTACAGCTCTGGTACAGGATCCCCAGGGGTTTATCTGGATAGGCACGCAATTTGGCCTGATCCGCCACGATGGATACCGATTTACACCGTTTCAGCATGAGCCAAATGCTGAAACCACCTTATCAGGCAATTTTGTGCGTGCTTTATGGGCCGCCAAAGATGGTAAGATCTGGATAGGAACTTTTTCAGACGGCGTCTCGGTATACGACCCGCAATACAACGCTTTTAAGCGCTTTGAACATAACCGCGCTGATTCAACAAGCCTGTCTCACAATACCGTTCGATCGTTAACCGGTGACAATCAGGGCAATGTGTATGTTGCCACGGACAATGGACTCAACCATATTGATACCCGGACCAGTGACGTGACACGGCTGACCATACAAGGATGTGACACGGTGCTCCAAATACCGCGTCTGCGCTCCGTCTTGCTGATGGGGAAAAACACGCTCTGGCTTGGCAGTAAAACCGGCTTATGCCGCATCACTTTACCTGCGTTTGACACAGCAGAGCAGGCAGACTGGCACCAGCCTCTGACAGGAGAAACGCAGGTGGCGTTCAACGGTCAGAATGTGTTTCGTTTGTTTCAGGGGGCCAATCAAACCATCTGGGTGGGCACCACAGATCACGGGGCCGCCTTTTTCTCTCCGGGCTCCCCCGAAGTGACGCGCATTACCCATCGTCCCAATGACCCGAGCAGCCTCAGCCATCACTGGGTGAACGGCATTGTCCAACCCAGCGACAAAGAGATCTGGCTGAGTACATCCGGAGGTGGGATCACTGTGGTAAACGCCTCCGATGGCACGGTGATCCGCCATATTCGTCACGACCCGCTCAACCCCTACAGTATCAACCTTGATTCTATGGGTGCCATGCTCGTTGATGCATCTGGGTTAATCTGGGCAGGCACCTGGGGCAACGGGCTCAATCGACATAATCCACATAATGACGCGTTCAGAACCTTTGTCAGACGCCTGTGGCATCCTCATTCACTCACTCATGTGGATGTGAGAAGTTTTGCCGAGCTGAGCAATGGCGAGATCTGGGTCGGAAATGCTCAAACAGGGATCGATGTCATTGACCCGGAGATTGGTGTAATAACCAGCCACCATCCGGATCCTGCCGACCCCAGTAAGCTTGCCGAAGGCTATGCCAGAGTGATACGCCAAACCTATGATGGCAGCATCTGGGTTGGCACAGCTAATAAAGGGCTACACCATTTTTCCCCTAAAACTCAGCGCTTTACGCGTTACACTAGGGCAGACGGCCTGCCAGGATATCAGGTGGTCACATTACAGGAAACACCCACAGGACAACTCTGGGTTGGCACGGGTGAAGGCCTGGCTCTGATGGATATCAGCACACGTCAGCTACAGCCACTGACCTCCTTTGCCAATCATGAAATTTTGCAGGGTAAATCCGTACTGACCATGGCCTACCTGGCCCCTCAGCAGTTATGGATTGGCACCCGAAATGGCCTGTTTACACTGGATTTGAAAGAAAAAACCATCACTGAGATCAGCACACACAATGGAACCACAGATACGCTGTCAGACAACTATATCAGCAGTTTACTCGTCGACAGCGAGGCACGGCTACTTGTTGCCACCCCCATGGACTCGACAGACTGGTCCGCTATGACAAGGAATTTGCCGAGTTCGAGTCTCTGGATCAACTGGTGGATCGCCCCACCGGTACCGCAGGCAACCTGCTGGAAGACACACAAGGGCGGATCTGGAACGGCTATGGCTGGCTGGACCCAGACAACCGCCGATTTGAGGATCTGGGTGTCGCCGATGACTGGGACACTGGCACCATGTGGACAGGGTCATACACTAAGTTACGTGACGGCACGTTATTATTTGGAGGCACAAAAGGTATCCTGCTACTACGCCCTGAACGCTGGGTACCCTGGACTTACCAGCCCCCACTGGTCATAA
- a CDS encoding M1 family aminopeptidase, giving the protein MAYKSGAASFVVLMVLFAHSVLAADYRIAKALSVPQQQIKLTITPGERTFSGETKLTYQLSQPIDYIAYHALGLTLEQVELAYQGKQLSLPVVAADEFDIVRHDLPFTLEESAELTIRFTGLVGEVGSVQGLYEVGGDGDLTTLFTQFQEMEARRVFPALDDPGIKTTFTLTLDIPAGLQALHNTRPVKTQQQGNRQLIRFAPTPKINTDVLALAVGEFNATELKGAGVPATAYMQKNVRQSVPAELGTLIHQSISYLSDYLNSPFPYSRLDFFIAPIGTLAGMENVSLIALNTNQLPGADASQGELCRFRKLIAHEVAHTWFGHNVTMQWYDDYWLNESFSEFFAAKAVAHYYPDNNTCTYTPQIRAFDGDNHSAPALKRIVRDRTDNEGIGGLYYTKGRALLNMLEAHVGDTTFKQVMRQYVEAHQGGHATTADFSGLFPKSLRVDEIVNSYLTQPGYPLITLSKQNDKLVLSQQSFHDDTGRRWTTPLQLKFWDGHRIRTQRLILSEAAMSLPQVGAQDAILIDPAGVGYFRHIDRSANPRFPVDQRIMADRLADMDNQEALTKTGLLGYTHYIQGLIELLCTQPADSLEASKALDILKDAFVAQVPAHLQPQFVGFLAQRLPKQRPWQALITQSTGGSWLELYGLYLKSPEAIGFARKYAASRPLAQLQHRASVLRVLAKNSSNDEYQDLLKLFSTDNRPIQEDLLDSLGYVANAQQVSLFYDFLLSEATRSFVIDYRFQFPAFQPRLRPVAARYMQQHKAQIQARIPDDQLQWFPYNFITGCSEQDTALLRRTFADWLTVAGLEKKLAIVEEHIRSCHRDTRKARDDIAAM; this is encoded by the coding sequence ATGGCTTATAAATCAGGCGCTGCATCTTTTGTCGTTTTGATGGTGCTGTTTGCGCATTCAGTACTGGCTGCGGACTATCGTATCGCAAAGGCACTTTCAGTCCCTCAACAGCAGATAAAACTGACCATAACACCGGGCGAGCGGACCTTTAGCGGGGAAACAAAATTAACATATCAACTTTCTCAACCTATTGATTATATTGCTTATCATGCCCTTGGTTTAACGCTTGAACAGGTTGAGCTGGCGTATCAGGGCAAACAGCTTTCACTACCTGTGGTCGCCGCAGATGAGTTTGATATTGTCCGCCATGATTTACCTTTTACACTCGAAGAAAGCGCCGAGCTGACCATACGCTTCACCGGTCTGGTTGGCGAGGTGGGCAGCGTGCAGGGCTTATATGAGGTGGGTGGAGACGGTGACCTGACTACTTTGTTTACCCAGTTTCAGGAGATGGAAGCACGCAGGGTGTTTCCTGCCTTGGACGACCCGGGTATCAAAACCACGTTCACCCTGACCTTAGATATTCCCGCCGGATTGCAGGCATTGCACAATACGCGCCCGGTTAAAACCCAGCAACAGGGCAACAGACAGCTGATCCGGTTTGCGCCAACGCCGAAGATCAACACCGATGTGCTGGCACTGGCGGTCGGCGAGTTTAATGCCACTGAGCTTAAAGGTGCGGGCGTGCCGGCCACGGCGTATATGCAAAAAAATGTGCGTCAGAGCGTACCGGCTGAGCTGGGTACGCTTATCCATCAATCGATCAGTTACCTGTCTGACTACTTGAACTCTCCGTTTCCCTATAGCAGGCTCGATTTTTTTATCGCACCCATAGGCACGCTGGCGGGGATGGAAAATGTCAGCCTGATCGCGCTGAATACCAATCAACTGCCCGGTGCGGATGCCAGTCAGGGAGAGCTATGTCGTTTTCGTAAGTTAATTGCCCATGAAGTCGCTCACACCTGGTTTGGTCATAATGTCACGATGCAATGGTACGACGATTACTGGCTGAACGAATCGTTTAGTGAGTTTTTTGCTGCCAAAGCGGTGGCGCATTATTACCCGGACAATAACACCTGTACCTATACCCCTCAGATCAGGGCTTTTGATGGTGATAATCACAGTGCCCCGGCACTGAAACGCATCGTCAGAGACCGGACTGATAATGAAGGTATCGGTGGGCTGTATTATACCAAAGGCCGAGCGCTGCTTAACATGTTGGAGGCTCACGTTGGTGACACCACATTCAAACAGGTGATGCGCCAATATGTCGAAGCGCATCAGGGCGGTCATGCGACGACGGCCGATTTTAGCGGGTTATTTCCCAAGTCACTGCGCGTTGATGAAATAGTAAACTCTTATCTGACCCAGCCGGGCTATCCGCTGATCACACTGAGCAAGCAAAATGACAAGTTAGTGCTGTCGCAGCAAAGCTTTCATGACGATACAGGCAGGCGCTGGACGACCCCCTTGCAGCTTAAGTTCTGGGATGGTCATAGAATCAGAACCCAGCGACTTATCTTGTCTGAAGCGGCAATGTCATTGCCACAGGTGGGCGCGCAGGATGCCATACTGATTGACCCAGCAGGGGTGGGATATTTTCGTCATATTGATCGCTCCGCTAACCCACGGTTTCCGGTAGATCAGCGCATCATGGCCGACAGACTGGCAGATATGGACAACCAGGAAGCGCTGACCAAAACGGGTTTGCTGGGCTATACCCACTACATTCAGGGACTGATCGAGTTGTTATGCACTCAGCCCGCGGATAGCCTGGAGGCCAGTAAAGCGCTGGATATACTCAAGGATGCGTTCGTCGCTCAGGTCCCCGCGCATTTACAGCCTCAGTTTGTGGGTTTTTTGGCGCAGCGTTTACCAAAACAGCGTCCGTGGCAGGCGCTGATCACGCAAAGTACAGGTGGCAGCTGGCTAGAGCTTTATGGGCTGTACCTTAAATCACCCGAAGCGATCGGATTTGCCCGTAAGTATGCTGCCAGCAGGCCGCTTGCTCAGCTCCAGCATCGCGCCAGTGTGTTACGGGTACTGGCCAAAAACAGCAGCAATGACGAATATCAGGACTTATTAAAGTTGTTCAGCACAGATAACCGCCCGATACAGGAAGATCTGTTGGATTCGCTGGGATATGTGGCGAATGCACAGCAAGTGTCGCTGTTTTATGATTTTTTGCTCAGTGAGGCCACACGCAGTTTTGTGATCGACTATCGCTTTCAGTTTCCGGCATTCCAGCCCCGGCTGAGACCCGTTGCAGCCAGATATATGCAGCAACACAAGGCACAGATCCAGGCGCGGATCCCCGATGACCAGTTACAGTGGTTCCCGTATAACTTTATCACCGGATGCTCAGAACAAGACACAGCCCTGCTCAGACGCACTTTTGCTGACTGGCTCACAGTAGCAGGCCTGGAAAAGAAACTGGCGATTGTAGAGGAGCATATTCGCAGTTGTCATCGCGATACCCGTAAAGCCCGGGATGATATTGCCGCAATGTGA